A single region of the Bartonella harrusi genome encodes:
- a CDS encoding HigA family addiction module antitoxin: MMYNPPHPGGILKEELLDELGLTVTEAANRLGVARLTLSRVLNCHAAISINLALRLEKAGLNDAEFWLKLQQKHDLWQARHNSPIPHISPLEQAGHL, from the coding sequence ATGATGTACAATCCTCCGCACCCTGGTGGTATTTTGAAAGAAGAGTTGCTTGATGAATTAGGATTAACAGTAACAGAAGCTGCAAATCGTCTTGGTGTTGCGCGTTTAACTTTATCACGCGTCTTAAATTGTCATGCAGCAATTAGTATCAATCTAGCTTTACGGTTAGAAAAAGCGGGGTTAAATGATGCGGAATTTTGGCTTAAATTGCAACAAAAGCATGATCTTTGGCAAGCGCGTCATAACAGCCCAATTCCACATATTTCACCTTTAGAGCAAGCAGGGCATCTTTAA
- a CDS encoding type II toxin-antitoxin system RelE/ParE family toxin → MAIVSFKHKGLKIFFEKGSCKGIQPTHAKKLANILVILDTISAPEQVTLKSYRLHELTGDLKGYWSMRVNANWRVTFRFIGTDVELVDYQDYH, encoded by the coding sequence ATGGCTATTGTTAGTTTTAAGCATAAAGGGTTGAAAATCTTTTTCGAAAAAGGGTCTTGCAAAGGTATACAACCCACTCATGCTAAAAAATTAGCAAATATTTTGGTAATTTTAGATACGATATCAGCTCCTGAACAAGTAACCCTAAAATCGTATCGTCTCCATGAACTTACAGGCGATTTAAAAGGTTATTGGTCAATGCGTGTCAATGCCAATTGGCGGGTTACCTTTCGTTTCATTGGGACAGATGTTGAACTTGTTGATTATCAAGATTATCATTGA